Proteins found in one Serratia plymuthica genomic segment:
- a CDS encoding sugar ABC transporter ATP-binding protein, which produces MNYVAKQVKIGFSGVQVLHGVDFSVKPGEIHGLFGHNGAGKSTLLKILAGVNTQDSGELMIGETPVHLASPRDALNKGIACVYQELRLIPGMSVWQNLFLGRECRKGSGFIDDASMIAHTEKVLNDYHLSFSATALVKNLSHPEKQMLEVVSNLDRDARFLFLDEPTTALEGAQAEELLQAVQRIAREKQIGVVLVSHKLDEVLGVCDEATVMCGGRVIYNEGKKTLSKSAIIDAIVGDANAYQAPSNSRSLIRGAMGKPWLSVTNLQTDRLKGINLEAYRGEILGIYGLAGAGRTRLCQTLFGLETVTGGDIRLGHKEYHPSSPAKAIDKGIAYLTEERKKDGFIPQMSSYANAMLPVLKKFRSGGFVSHSAARQAAAELLSKMNTLGTLSGPIKSLSGGNQQKVLLARVIAQNANLVLLDEPTKGVDIGAKADIYRIIHQLADKGCCVIVVSSEEEELLDVADTITVFRQGKCDGVIIPARDLKPADLRKAAWEHAEAQA; this is translated from the coding sequence ATGAATTATGTGGCGAAGCAGGTCAAAATCGGTTTTTCGGGTGTGCAGGTTCTCCACGGTGTGGATTTCAGCGTAAAGCCTGGCGAGATCCACGGCCTCTTTGGCCATAATGGGGCGGGTAAATCAACGCTACTGAAAATCCTGGCGGGCGTTAACACGCAGGATAGTGGAGAGCTGATGATCGGCGAAACGCCGGTGCACCTTGCTTCGCCACGGGATGCACTCAACAAAGGTATTGCTTGTGTGTATCAGGAACTCCGTCTCATTCCCGGCATGAGCGTCTGGCAAAACCTTTTTCTCGGACGTGAATGTCGTAAAGGCAGTGGCTTTATAGATGATGCAAGTATGATCGCGCATACCGAGAAAGTACTAAATGATTACCATCTGAGTTTCAGCGCTACCGCGCTGGTCAAAAATCTGTCACATCCTGAAAAGCAGATGCTGGAAGTGGTTTCTAACCTTGATCGCGACGCCCGTTTTCTTTTCCTCGATGAACCGACGACCGCGCTGGAAGGTGCACAGGCAGAAGAACTGCTGCAGGCAGTACAACGTATTGCACGCGAAAAGCAGATTGGCGTGGTGCTGGTTTCTCATAAATTAGATGAAGTGTTGGGTGTTTGTGATGAAGCGACCGTCATGTGCGGCGGCCGGGTGATTTACAACGAAGGCAAAAAGACGCTGAGCAAAAGCGCCATCATTGACGCTATTGTGGGCGACGCAAATGCTTATCAGGCGCCGTCTAACAGCCGTAGTCTGATCCGCGGCGCGATGGGCAAACCCTGGCTCTCGGTCACAAACCTGCAGACTGATCGCCTGAAAGGCATCAACCTTGAGGCATATCGCGGGGAAATTTTGGGTATATACGGGCTGGCCGGCGCAGGCCGAACGCGCTTGTGCCAGACGCTGTTTGGGTTGGAAACCGTTACCGGTGGTGACATCCGGCTGGGTCACAAAGAATACCATCCTTCTTCACCGGCAAAAGCCATTGATAAGGGGATTGCTTACCTGACAGAAGAACGTAAAAAAGATGGCTTCATTCCTCAGATGTCGAGCTATGCCAACGCCATGCTGCCGGTTCTGAAAAAATTCCGTTCTGGCGGATTTGTCAGTCACAGCGCTGCGCGGCAGGCCGCCGCTGAGTTGCTGAGCAAGATGAATACGCTGGGAACGCTGAGCGGACCGATTAAATCGCTTTCCGGCGGCAATCAGCAAAAAGTTCTGCTCGCCAGGGTCATTGCGCAAAACGCCAATCTGGTATTGCTGGATGAGCCGACCAAAGGCGTCGACATTGGGGCAAAAGCGGATATTTATCGCATCATCCATCAGTTGGCAGATAAAGGCTGCTGCGTCATCGTGGTATCGAGTGAGGAAGAGGAATTGCTGGACGTGGCAGATACCATTACGGTGTTCCGACAGGGTAAATGCGATGGTGTGATCATTCCTGCACGCGACCTTAAACCCGCAGATCTTCGCAAAGCCGCATGGGAGCATGCTGAAGCCCAGGCTTAG
- a CDS encoding DUF3892 domain-containing protein, with translation MADFYISGIRRDNAGRHIQYVKIIKAGNGEKDASINSRQFVAELINAGKTSFQTINYVNDKWVYGAMVHVIDGIYLTTDPNDTKRDNLGNLPTF, from the coding sequence ATGGCAGACTTTTACATCTCGGGTATACGCAGAGACAATGCAGGGCGACACATTCAGTACGTTAAAATCATCAAAGCCGGTAATGGTGAGAAGGACGCATCAATTAACTCGCGTCAGTTTGTCGCTGAGTTGATAAATGCCGGTAAGACAAGCTTTCAAACAATTAACTACGTGAATGACAAGTGGGTTTATGGGGCAATGGTTCATGTTATTGATGGGATTTATCTCACGACCGATCCTAATGATACCAAACGCGATAACCTGGGTAATTTGCCCACTTTTTAA
- the hxlB gene encoding 6-phospho-3-hexuloisomerase, with amino-acid sequence MGVQENTVSILRELEQNALNIDNDQAQHFIGQIRNAKHIFLQGAGRSGIAIRAFANRLLHLGFSVSVVGEISSPHTKAGDLLIIGSGSGETGSLKSLAQKAVECGVDVALVTMKKDSAIGQLANCVLVLPGTVKTENDRTPGQFSQPMGSSFEQLCFITYDAIVLELMDQLRETSETMFKRHADFE; translated from the coding sequence ATGGGTGTTCAAGAAAATACTGTCAGTATTCTCAGGGAACTAGAACAAAACGCGCTCAATATCGACAATGATCAGGCGCAGCATTTTATCGGGCAGATCCGTAATGCGAAGCATATTTTCCTGCAAGGTGCAGGGCGCAGCGGTATTGCCATCCGCGCGTTCGCTAACCGTTTATTGCATTTAGGCTTCTCGGTCAGCGTAGTTGGGGAAATTTCATCACCTCATACGAAAGCGGGTGATTTGTTAATTATTGGTTCAGGCAGTGGCGAAACAGGCAGTCTCAAGAGCCTTGCGCAGAAAGCTGTTGAGTGTGGTGTCGACGTGGCGCTGGTCACCATGAAGAAAGACTCTGCGATTGGCCAGTTGGCCAACTGCGTGCTGGTATTACCGGGAACTGTCAAAACTGAAAACGATCGCACTCCGGGCCAGTTTTCGCAGCCAATGGGTTCCTCTTTCGAGCAACTCTGCTTTATCACCTACGATGCCATCGTGCTGGAACTCATGGACCAACTGCGTGAAACCAGTGAAACCATGTTTAAACGACACGCTGATTTTGAGTAA